From the Polyangiaceae bacterium genome, one window contains:
- the tnpB gene encoding IS66 family insertion sequence element accessory protein TnpB (TnpB, as the term is used for proteins encoded by IS66 family insertion elements, is considered an accessory protein, since TnpC, encoded by a neighboring gene, is a DDE family transposase.) encodes MALRFGADSVLSLPPSVRLFAATQVVDGRKGPDSLMVLVRDVLGYDPFSGHLFIFFTRRCDRVRIVYWDRDGIAMWTKRLERGRFRPRLSDDGSFSALAIEAAELALIVEGIDLAGARRRPRWQPRRAVPRAPSTQISSVAK; translated from the coding sequence TTGGCTCTCCGCTTTGGAGCAGATTCAGTGCTGAGCTTGCCGCCCAGCGTGCGGTTGTTCGCGGCGACCCAAGTCGTTGATGGTCGGAAGGGTCCCGACAGCCTGATGGTGCTGGTTCGAGATGTTCTCGGCTACGACCCTTTCAGCGGACACTTGTTCATCTTCTTCACCAGGCGCTGCGACCGCGTGCGCATCGTGTACTGGGATCGGGACGGAATCGCTATGTGGACGAAACGCCTCGAGCGTGGGCGATTTCGCCCGAGGCTTTCCGACGATGGGAGCTTCTCTGCGCTGGCCATCGAGGCTGCCGAGCTGGCGCTGATCGTCGAGGGCATCGATCTGGCGGGTGCACGCAGGCGTCCACGGTGGCAGCCTCGCCGCGCAGTGCCACGTGCGCCGTCCACACAGATTTCTTCGGTCGCGAAGTGA
- a CDS encoding protein kinase encodes MELEPGTVLVDRYRLEKMLGEGGFGTVWAATHLGTDKGVALKLLKTSSDEAVLRRFRREAKAVSAVNHPNVVAVHDIFNLPDGAPVMVMDLLNGQDLGQRLAQVGRLSLGETASILTPILSAIGAAHAAGVVHRDLKPDNIFLHVRGDGKAEPKVLDFGIAKLTSQKQDAMRSANLTQTGAVLGTPYYMSPEQVFGEKDLDHRADVWAMGVIIYECLSGKRPYDGANFGQLFKAITLGKHVPLAEAVPELPAEVAQLVEGMLQTDCSQRLSSLAPAFELLGRYCTAPSTDLPPAFRAPVAPAITPVMDVPSGSALQGSAESAADSGDQAVASQNVTKDGFSRTGSPRLPMNRNLMPLVLAGIVVLGGLSAGVFVLRGRSAESTPDPESGSQLAGGEASAPSLSAALSSVPKLEPTPPSPDAGIDAMAAAQRAIPKPGAIKSKPRPKPGPTPSASAVSVPAPAPSATTLPGNVVEKAPF; translated from the coding sequence GTGGAGCTAGAGCCCGGCACGGTCCTTGTGGACCGCTATCGCCTAGAAAAGATGCTGGGTGAAGGCGGGTTTGGGACCGTCTGGGCCGCCACGCACCTGGGCACGGACAAAGGAGTCGCGCTCAAGCTGCTCAAGACCAGCAGCGACGAAGCCGTCCTGCGTAGGTTTCGTCGAGAGGCCAAGGCCGTCAGTGCCGTCAATCATCCCAACGTCGTCGCCGTGCACGACATCTTCAACTTGCCAGACGGCGCGCCGGTCATGGTGATGGACTTGCTCAATGGTCAAGACCTGGGCCAGCGGTTGGCCCAAGTCGGACGGTTGAGCCTGGGCGAGACGGCGAGCATTCTGACGCCCATTCTGTCGGCCATAGGGGCAGCCCATGCCGCGGGAGTCGTCCACCGCGACTTGAAACCGGACAATATCTTCCTGCATGTGCGTGGCGACGGGAAAGCTGAGCCAAAGGTCCTCGACTTCGGGATCGCGAAGCTGACGAGCCAGAAGCAGGACGCGATGCGGAGTGCGAACCTGACTCAGACGGGGGCGGTCCTGGGCACGCCCTACTACATGAGCCCCGAACAGGTGTTCGGGGAAAAGGACTTGGACCATCGCGCGGACGTATGGGCGATGGGCGTGATCATCTACGAATGCCTGAGTGGCAAGCGCCCCTACGATGGAGCCAACTTTGGACAGCTGTTCAAAGCAATCACCTTGGGCAAGCATGTACCGCTAGCGGAAGCAGTCCCGGAGCTGCCCGCGGAGGTAGCGCAGCTCGTGGAAGGCATGCTGCAGACGGATTGCAGCCAACGCCTGTCGAGTCTGGCGCCGGCCTTCGAATTGCTCGGAAGGTACTGCACGGCGCCATCGACGGATCTTCCACCGGCGTTTCGAGCTCCTGTCGCGCCGGCCATCACGCCGGTGATGGACGTTCCCTCGGGCTCTGCGCTTCAGGGCAGTGCGGAATCTGCGGCAGACAGCGGCGACCAAGCGGTGGCGTCGCAGAACGTGACCAAAGACGGTTTCAGTCGTACCGGGTCGCCACGCCTGCCCATGAACCGGAACCTGATGCCCCTCGTGCTGGCGGGAATTGTCGTCCTTGGCGGGCTCAGCGCTGGGGTTTTCGTGCTCAGGGGTCGCAGCGCCGAATCCACTCCCGATCCCGAGTCCGGGTCACAGTTGGCAGGGGGTGAGGCCAGCGCTCCATCCCTGTCGGCGGCACTCTCCAGCGTGCCGAAGCTCGAGCCTACGCCGCCTTCGCCGGATGCCGGCATCGACGCGATGGCAGCGGCCCAACGAGCGATCCCCAAGCCGGGCGCGATCAAGAGCAAGCCCCGACCGAAACCAGGGCCTACGCCCAGCGCCTCGGCAGTCTCAGTTCCTGCGCCAGCGCCGTCCGCGACGACGCTGCCGGGCAACGTCGTGGAAAAGGCGCCGTTCTGA
- a CDS encoding SUMF1/EgtB/PvdO family nonheme iron enzyme encodes MRVGNAALSALSVVALSAAGCSNEAETRPQLVVEIDTTAPVVGQLLAQPELPLTGAIDTLRIDVLDGAPHETQLLVAPDATNWPVSFGIASEGITTPVLLRIRAFQSRLAEPDAFAEGSEPLPDASIDRIVELRPPRSGLETVRVTLDMGCFGVRPNLLERTTCIDWDQRTVAFDQGIEKVGGRTPSRVGTSPIVRPVECQLPGPTDAVCIKGGFSLMGDPIGVGLSAEVFVDPFPRRPVVVSPFWMDRNEVTVARYRTLVDGGLVAAPQGGDFCTWNAGDEALPVNCVTEEQARAACAAWGGSLPSEAQWEHAARGRGQGYRFVWGDAPFDCCASAVARITTLCPGTGTAPIGSHTDASQCNGRADVTADGVIDLNGNVSEFTTDRNRPYEHPCWGPLGVSLNPSCDDSTAQVVTRGGNWGSGLLAALLTTRGWRISNRAIGFRCVYPGAAP; translated from the coding sequence GTGCGAGTGGGGAACGCGGCTCTCTCTGCATTGTCCGTTGTGGCGCTCTCCGCTGCTGGGTGCAGCAATGAAGCCGAGACGCGTCCGCAGCTCGTCGTGGAGATCGATACGACAGCGCCCGTGGTGGGGCAGCTACTGGCCCAGCCGGAGCTGCCGCTGACCGGAGCGATCGACACCCTGCGCATCGACGTGCTGGATGGCGCACCGCACGAGACCCAGCTGCTCGTTGCGCCAGACGCGACGAATTGGCCCGTGTCCTTTGGCATCGCGTCCGAGGGCATCACTACGCCCGTGCTGCTTCGGATTCGCGCCTTCCAGTCGCGCTTGGCGGAGCCCGACGCGTTCGCGGAGGGCTCCGAGCCGCTACCCGACGCCTCCATCGATCGCATCGTCGAGCTACGCCCGCCACGCAGTGGGCTGGAGACGGTGCGCGTCACTCTGGACATGGGGTGCTTTGGAGTGCGCCCGAACCTGTTGGAACGCACGACTTGCATCGACTGGGACCAGCGAACCGTCGCATTCGACCAGGGCATCGAGAAGGTGGGCGGCAGGACGCCTTCGCGGGTGGGTACTTCTCCGATCGTGAGACCGGTGGAGTGCCAGCTTCCCGGGCCGACGGATGCGGTGTGCATCAAGGGTGGCTTCAGCCTGATGGGGGATCCGATAGGTGTCGGGCTGTCGGCGGAAGTGTTCGTCGATCCGTTTCCCCGCCGTCCCGTCGTGGTGTCTCCGTTTTGGATGGATCGAAACGAAGTCACCGTCGCCCGCTATCGAACCCTGGTCGACGGCGGCCTCGTAGCCGCTCCTCAAGGCGGCGACTTTTGCACCTGGAACGCGGGGGACGAGGCGCTACCCGTCAACTGCGTGACCGAAGAACAGGCCCGTGCAGCTTGCGCCGCCTGGGGCGGCTCCCTGCCGTCGGAGGCGCAGTGGGAGCATGCCGCGCGAGGGCGAGGGCAAGGATACCGCTTCGTCTGGGGCGACGCACCCTTCGACTGCTGCGCATCCGCGGTGGCGCGGATAACGACCCTGTGTCCTGGCACAGGCACTGCGCCGATTGGGAGTCATACCGACGCGTCGCAGTGCAACGGTCGCGCTGATGTCACCGCCGACGGCGTGATTGATCTCAATGGGAACGTGAGTGAGTTCACGACGGATCGGAATCGTCCCTACGAACACCCCTGCTGGGGGCCCCTCGGAGTGTCCCTGAATCCTTCCTGCGACGACTCCACGGCGCAGGTCGTGACACGCGGGGGCAATTGGGGCTCCGGACTTTTGGCAGCGCTGCTCACGACTCGAGGATGGCGCATCTCCAATCGTGCGATTGGCTTTCGCTGTGTCTATCCGGGGGCTGCGCCATGA
- a CDS encoding ATP-binding protein produces MIPRRLLASLHAALGEVPAVALLGPRQVGKTTLALAVAESRSSVYLDLESEADRNKLAEPELYLRQHEDKLVILDEIQRTPQLFQTLRGLIDAGRRRGRGKGRFLVLGSASIDLLKQSGESLAGRIRYLELAPIDVAEAGRSRVDSLWLRGGFPESLLATSDAASLRWRRDFIRTYLERDIPQLGPRIPAETLRRLWTMLAHQQGGLLNAAALARALAVDGKTIAAYLDLLVDLLLVRRLTPWHGNVRKRLVKSPKVYVRDSGIVHALLGIGDGEALMGHPVVGASWEGLAVESLIAAAPDASEAHFFRTAAGAGIDLLLRLPGHRKPWAIEVKRGLAPKVERGFHFACDSVRPERRLVVYGGAERFSLSDDIDAVPLMDLCSELSSA; encoded by the coding sequence ATGATTCCCCGGCGGTTGCTGGCTTCGCTGCATGCGGCTCTGGGCGAGGTCCCGGCCGTAGCGTTGCTCGGTCCGCGCCAAGTAGGCAAAACCACGCTGGCTCTAGCAGTGGCGGAGTCGCGGTCTTCGGTCTACCTGGATCTCGAGTCCGAGGCCGACCGGAACAAGCTCGCCGAACCCGAACTCTATCTGCGGCAGCATGAAGACAAGCTCGTCATCCTCGATGAGATCCAACGCACGCCTCAGCTCTTCCAAACGTTGCGCGGGCTCATCGACGCCGGGCGGCGGCGCGGGCGTGGGAAGGGACGATTCCTCGTCCTCGGGTCTGCATCCATCGACCTGCTCAAGCAGTCGGGCGAGTCCCTCGCCGGGCGTATTCGCTACCTGGAGCTCGCCCCGATCGATGTGGCGGAGGCAGGTCGGAGTCGAGTGGACAGTCTGTGGCTGCGCGGCGGGTTTCCAGAGAGTCTGCTCGCCACTTCCGACGCTGCAAGCCTGCGCTGGCGCAGGGACTTCATTCGCACCTATCTCGAGCGCGACATCCCGCAACTCGGCCCGCGGATCCCCGCGGAGACATTGCGCCGTCTGTGGACGATGCTCGCGCACCAGCAGGGCGGACTGCTCAATGCCGCGGCACTTGCACGCGCTCTCGCGGTGGATGGCAAGACGATCGCCGCCTACCTCGATCTGTTAGTCGACCTTCTCCTCGTGCGCCGTCTCACGCCGTGGCATGGCAACGTGCGCAAACGCCTGGTCAAGTCGCCCAAGGTGTATGTTCGCGACAGTGGCATCGTCCACGCTCTGCTAGGCATCGGCGATGGCGAAGCGCTGATGGGACACCCCGTCGTTGGCGCCAGCTGGGAAGGGCTGGCCGTCGAGTCGCTGATCGCCGCTGCCCCGGATGCGAGCGAGGCGCATTTCTTCCGCACCGCGGCCGGGGCAGGAATCGACCTCCTGCTCCGACTACCGGGCCATCGCAAGCCCTGGGCGATCGAAGTCAAACGCGGGCTCGCGCCAAAGGTCGAGCGCGGCTTCCACTTCGCCTGCGACAGCGTACGACCGGAACGCCGGTTGGTCGTGTATGGGGGCGCTGAGCGCTTTTCGCTCAGCGACGACATCGACGCTGTCCCGCTCATGGACCTGTGTTCGGAACTCAGCTCAGCCTGA
- a CDS encoding dihydrofolate reductase family protein, which yields MMMRKLVYFIAVSADGSIAGPRGEIDFFPMEGDHITAQVETLPETLPRHVRDVLGVPTRQARFDTVVMGRATYEPALAVGVTDPYAPLETIVFSCTLSARRDGALRITGDDPVGVIRELKAREGRDIWLCGGGKLASALVDEIDEIVLKVNPVLAPGGVRAFAGSAAPRKLALRSRRTFDSGVSWLSFDVLRD from the coding sequence ATGATGATGCGAAAGCTCGTCTACTTCATCGCCGTCTCCGCCGACGGCAGCATCGCTGGGCCGCGCGGAGAGATCGATTTCTTCCCGATGGAGGGCGACCACATCACCGCTCAGGTCGAGACTCTCCCCGAGACGCTCCCGCGCCACGTTCGGGACGTGCTGGGTGTGCCGACTCGCCAGGCGCGCTTCGATACCGTAGTCATGGGGCGCGCGACCTACGAGCCAGCGCTGGCGGTCGGCGTGACCGACCCGTACGCGCCGCTCGAGACGATCGTCTTCTCCTGCACCCTGTCGGCGCGTCGCGATGGCGCCCTCCGCATCACCGGAGACGACCCCGTGGGTGTGATCCGCGAGCTCAAGGCACGAGAAGGTCGAGACATCTGGTTGTGCGGGGGCGGCAAGCTCGCCTCGGCACTGGTCGACGAGATCGATGAGATCGTGCTGAAGGTAAACCCCGTCCTCGCGCCGGGGGGCGTGCGAGCATTCGCCGGAAGTGCGGCGCCGCGCAAGCTGGCCTTGCGATCACGGCGAACGTTCGACAGCGGTGTCTCGTGGCTCTCGTTCGACGTGCTCCGTGACTGA
- a CDS encoding transposase translates to MSKQTPTSPYAPDLVEVRVWVEQMIAAKRSVDLVVAVITFIGRMRDINAQLVARVAHLTRKRPRSETLERLERQLVLPLEGLVAPGAQSKPKDSELLNVIPAQIYIEQRVDETVACPNDDTIVSASPPAAIVERGELGDTLIVEATCDKYIEHLPIERQCTRFARAGVELKPQTLGRSVNAHIDLLQPIAQLIADRTRAPGYLGTDATGIPVLDPTVPVGIRTGTMWCWTNACWVSFFYAPKGDAQSVRDFLDDDLCRVVQ, encoded by the coding sequence ATGAGCAAGCAGACGCCGACATCCCCGTACGCTCCTGACCTCGTCGAGGTGCGCGTCTGGGTCGAGCAGATGATCGCCGCGAAGCGCTCCGTGGATCTCGTCGTCGCGGTCATCACATTCATCGGCCGCATGCGCGACATCAACGCGCAGCTGGTTGCGCGGGTGGCGCATCTCACGCGCAAGCGACCACGATCGGAAACCTTGGAGCGTCTGGAGCGCCAGCTCGTGCTGCCGCTGGAGGGCTTGGTCGCCCCCGGGGCGCAGTCCAAACCGAAGGATTCGGAGTTGCTCAACGTCATCCCGGCGCAGATCTACATCGAGCAGCGCGTGGACGAGACCGTCGCCTGCCCCAACGATGACACCATCGTCTCGGCGTCACCTCCGGCCGCCATCGTCGAGCGGGGAGAGCTCGGCGACACCCTCATCGTCGAGGCCACTTGCGACAAGTACATCGAGCACTTGCCCATCGAGCGCCAGTGTACGCGTTTCGCTCGCGCCGGCGTCGAGCTCAAACCGCAGACTCTTGGTCGCAGCGTCAACGCGCACATCGACTTGCTCCAGCCGATTGCGCAGCTCATCGCCGACAGGACCCGCGCTCCCGGTTACCTAGGCACCGACGCGACCGGGATCCCGGTGCTCGACCCCACAGTGCCTGTGGGCATTCGGACTGGCACCATGTGGTGCTGGACCAACGCATGTTGGGTCAGCTTCTTCTATGCACCGAAGGGAGACGCCCAGAGCGTGCGCGACTTTCTCGATGACGACCTCTGCCGCGTCGTTCAATGA
- a CDS encoding RHS repeat-associated core domain-containing protein, with amino-acid sequence MSASSTIERRRREHDLGGDRGARRRSLRFRRRYVATRGRRRREGRHPYLVDGLDRRVGKKRNGTLEKAWLYRDGLNPVAELDGTGALVSRFVYASRPNVPEYMVRGGVTYRILSDHLGSPRAIADVTSGTVAWRADYDAWGNRAVTAGTEDFVPFGFAGGIHDADTRLVRFGARDYDPQVGRWTAKDPLGFVVREVNAYTYSGGDPVNRIDVVGLNDQEFGNFVQCVAALAVCRFTVCLAPNPVAQGACAACILAAVVGPCAKPFGAPDPAPKPPPVECPPGFHPGGWLQPQCVEDVCTGSGCPHSCEPPA; translated from the coding sequence TTGTCGGCATCGAGCACGATCGAGCGCAGGCGGCGCGAGCATGACCTTGGAGGGGACCGCGGAGCGCGGCGCCGGAGTTTGCGATTTCGGCGTCGATACGTCGCAACGCGCGGGCGCCGCCGACGCGAGGGGAGGCACCCCTACCTCGTCGACGGTCTGGACCGCCGTGTCGGCAAGAAGCGCAATGGCACTCTCGAGAAGGCGTGGCTCTATCGCGATGGGCTCAATCCCGTGGCAGAGCTCGACGGCACGGGAGCGCTCGTCTCGCGGTTCGTCTACGCCTCACGCCCCAACGTGCCGGAGTACATGGTGCGCGGCGGCGTTACCTACCGCATCCTGAGTGATCACTTGGGCTCGCCGAGGGCGATTGCCGACGTTACGAGCGGTACCGTCGCGTGGCGCGCGGATTATGATGCATGGGGGAACCGTGCGGTCACGGCGGGCACTGAGGACTTCGTGCCGTTTGGGTTCGCGGGAGGGATCCACGATGCCGACACCCGGCTCGTGAGGTTTGGGGCGAGGGACTACGATCCGCAGGTGGGGAGGTGGACGGCGAAGGATCCGCTTGGGTTCGTGGTGCGCGAGGTGAACGCGTACACGTATTCTGGAGGAGACCCAGTCAATCGCATTGACGTGGTCGGGCTCAACGATCAGGAGTTCGGCAACTTTGTACAGTGCGTCGCGGCGCTGGCAGTGTGTCGGTTCACTGTTTGCCTGGCACCAAACCCCGTCGCTCAAGGTGCGTGTGCTGCGTGCATTCTGGCCGCAGTTGTGGGCCCGTGCGCCAAGCCGTTTGGGGCACCGGACCCTGCGCCAAAGCCTCCGCCAGTCGAGTGCCCGCCAGGCTTCCACCCTGGCGGCTGGCTCCAGCCTCAGTGTGTCGAAGACGTATGCACCGGTTCTGGCTGCCCGCACTCGTGTGAACCACCAGCGTAG
- a CDS encoding transposase: protein MRRHQFSVTNCIERAGGKRPGCMAHARRGLVEAARGGDAIALEGVRLIAPLFEVERASKLAGDNATQRLVRRRAQSKPIVATLRAWIDEQRDLAPPKTALGRALGYLHRQWQRLNLFLEDGNIELTNNRRKRELRRLVLGRKNWLFTWLDDGGERTATILTIIATCIAHEVNPRAYLHLVTRLIVEGWPQEKLRDLLPDRMLVAHPELYVGELAQLPSSADSLALDS from the coding sequence ATGAGACGGCACCAATTTAGCGTCACCAACTGCATCGAGCGCGCGGGCGGCAAGCGTCCGGGCTGCATGGCTCATGCTCGCCGAGGGCTTGTCGAAGCAGCTCGCGGTGGCGACGCCATCGCGCTCGAAGGAGTGCGCCTCATCGCGCCGCTCTTCGAAGTCGAGCGTGCTTCGAAACTTGCCGGCGACAACGCCACGCAACGCCTTGTCCGCCGCCGCGCGCAGAGCAAGCCCATCGTCGCAACACTCCGTGCTTGGATCGACGAGCAGCGCGACCTCGCTCCGCCAAAGACAGCTCTCGGGCGCGCCCTCGGTTACCTGCATCGCCAGTGGCAGCGACTGAACCTGTTCCTCGAAGATGGAAACATCGAGCTCACAAACAACCGCCGGAAACGCGAGCTGCGCAGACTCGTCCTCGGAAGGAAGAATTGGCTTTTCACCTGGCTCGACGACGGCGGCGAGCGCACCGCCACCATTCTCACCATCATCGCCACGTGCATCGCGCACGAGGTCAATCCCCGCGCGTACCTGCACCTGGTGACTCGCCTCATCGTCGAGGGTTGGCCACAGGAAAAGCTCCGCGACCTGCTTCCGGATCGAATGCTCGTTGCTCACCCCGAGCTCTACGTAGGTGAGTTGGCTCAGCTGCCCTCGTCGGCCGATTCGCTCGCGCTCGACAGTTGA
- a CDS encoding SUMF1/EgtB/PvdO family nonheme iron enzyme, with protein MKLAAVGLALACAGCGSQEPEQRAQWVVTLTTDAPLPQFGDRVLIDVLDASGAQACADRPLIEGSVACRRQVAAIEPALWPISFGIAEPDTPRPLRVRVRLYRAASAGEQGLPTGRALVDRVARLPAADGVTRVWLDLPMACFGVSTDVAAATTCDPASGELAPEREMPRLPASLPEPGTWPPAARVPCPTSVSDDMRCVEGGVFLLGALVEVELFKGLRPSPERLVRLSPFAIDVAEVTVKQVRDLALKGELTGMPTPTSPDPKADAHACFFPQNIDDDSQDGMPVNCLTRDLAREICGKQGKRLPTEAEWEYVASNMDRESAFPWGESLDICSRAVVGRGRTDIAGPRGAAQGEDPSCRVAADGPVLPWGPVAGGSDADVTSLGVKNLAGNVSEYVDGDLIPYGEDCWSGIGMFQDPLCESSTPIVELQHTIRGGAWSSTGFLARAWSRSAANPSPSVGFRCARSF; from the coding sequence ATGAAGCTGGCCGCGGTGGGGCTCGCGCTCGCGTGTGCTGGCTGTGGCTCCCAGGAGCCTGAACAACGGGCGCAATGGGTGGTGACGCTCACCACGGACGCGCCGCTTCCCCAGTTTGGCGACCGCGTCCTCATCGACGTGCTCGATGCGAGCGGGGCACAAGCTTGTGCAGATCGGCCGCTGATCGAAGGCTCCGTGGCCTGTCGACGCCAGGTCGCCGCGATCGAGCCCGCGCTCTGGCCGATTTCCTTCGGAATCGCAGAGCCCGACACTCCGCGCCCCTTGCGCGTTCGCGTTCGCCTGTATCGCGCGGCTTCGGCAGGTGAGCAAGGTCTGCCCACGGGTCGTGCTCTGGTGGACCGCGTCGCGAGGCTGCCCGCGGCCGACGGAGTGACGCGGGTGTGGTTGGATCTGCCGATGGCTTGCTTTGGCGTGTCCACTGACGTCGCGGCGGCGACGACCTGTGATCCGGCGAGCGGGGAGCTGGCCCCAGAACGTGAAATGCCCCGATTGCCAGCGTCCTTGCCAGAGCCCGGCACTTGGCCACCCGCCGCGCGTGTTCCCTGTCCCACGTCCGTTTCCGACGACATGCGTTGCGTCGAGGGTGGTGTGTTTCTCCTAGGTGCGCTCGTGGAAGTCGAGTTGTTCAAGGGACTCAGGCCGAGCCCGGAGCGTTTGGTGCGGCTTTCGCCGTTCGCGATCGACGTTGCGGAAGTCACCGTCAAGCAAGTGCGAGATCTTGCCCTGAAGGGCGAGTTGACCGGTATGCCTACGCCGACTTCCCCAGATCCCAAGGCCGACGCGCACGCTTGCTTTTTTCCGCAGAACATCGACGACGATTCGCAGGATGGCATGCCCGTCAACTGCCTCACGAGGGACCTGGCGCGCGAGATCTGCGGCAAGCAGGGCAAGCGCCTGCCCACCGAAGCCGAGTGGGAGTACGTGGCTTCGAACATGGACCGAGAGTCCGCGTTTCCCTGGGGGGAGAGCCTCGACATCTGCTCTCGGGCCGTCGTCGGTCGTGGTCGCACGGACATTGCCGGGCCTCGAGGCGCGGCTCAGGGTGAAGACCCCAGCTGTCGCGTCGCCGCGGACGGGCCGGTCTTGCCCTGGGGGCCGGTCGCGGGCGGCTCAGATGCCGACGTCACCTCCCTCGGGGTGAAGAACCTTGCCGGGAACGTCAGCGAATACGTCGATGGCGATCTCATTCCCTACGGCGAGGACTGCTGGTCTGGCATTGGGATGTTCCAAGATCCGCTCTGCGAATCTTCGACTCCAATCGTCGAGCTTCAGCACACGATTCGCGGCGGCGCCTGGAGCAGTACTGGTTTTCTGGCGCGGGCCTGGTCTCGCTCCGCCGCCAATCCGTCGCCGTCGGTCGGCTTTCGATGTGCTCGATCTTTCTGA
- a CDS encoding PEGA domain-containing protein, whose translation MESHLARPNPLLAFFVMLSVSTAGWAQVPAPSTAAEREVPADEAAPEPPEDPKLTKARESFSRGVELVKVANWSGALAAFEDSAALHPHATTTFNIGAVERAMGRYTKSRVTLMLALEQDRKQPGQLAPSLAADARGFIDEIERMMVRLTLSLTPADAAIAVDGRPLVAEANRYLAGVAPPGPGKRAPKGRFVVLLNPGAHVLTLSRKGFDDVVVNKTFSPGESEVLPLRLARLPARLDISSNVPGAIITVAGRDVGPAPAVVTRSAGSYRIVVSNEGYEDYEATVALQAGERGSLRATLLKEKTPLTSQWWFWTIAAAVVAGGAVTTYALTRPEPEPAPYQGGTTGWVVAPQARF comes from the coding sequence ATGGAATCGCACCTTGCCCGTCCCAACCCACTGCTTGCGTTCTTCGTCATGCTCAGTGTGTCCACGGCGGGCTGGGCGCAGGTGCCCGCACCATCCACCGCCGCGGAGCGCGAAGTGCCCGCAGACGAAGCTGCCCCCGAACCACCCGAAGATCCCAAGCTGACGAAAGCACGCGAGTCGTTCTCGCGGGGTGTGGAACTCGTCAAGGTTGCCAACTGGTCAGGCGCCCTGGCGGCCTTCGAAGATTCGGCCGCTTTGCACCCCCATGCCACGACCACCTTCAACATAGGTGCTGTCGAACGCGCGATGGGGCGCTACACCAAGTCTCGCGTCACGCTGATGCTGGCGCTGGAGCAAGATCGAAAGCAGCCCGGACAGCTTGCGCCGAGTCTCGCCGCGGACGCGCGCGGGTTCATCGACGAGATCGAGCGCATGATGGTGCGGCTCACGCTGTCGTTGACCCCAGCGGATGCCGCCATCGCAGTCGACGGACGTCCGCTGGTCGCGGAGGCGAACCGCTACTTGGCCGGTGTTGCGCCCCCGGGACCGGGTAAGCGCGCGCCGAAGGGGCGCTTCGTCGTGCTGCTGAACCCGGGCGCCCACGTGCTGACCCTCAGTCGCAAAGGTTTCGACGACGTCGTGGTCAACAAGACGTTTTCACCGGGCGAGAGCGAAGTCCTGCCACTGCGCTTGGCGCGCCTGCCTGCTCGTCTGGACATTTCGTCCAACGTACCTGGCGCCATCATCACGGTCGCAGGTCGCGATGTGGGTCCTGCACCGGCCGTGGTGACGCGGTCCGCGGGTAGCTACCGAATCGTCGTGTCCAATGAAGGCTACGAGGACTACGAAGCGACCGTCGCACTGCAGGCGGGTGAGCGCGGCAGCCTGCGCGCCACGCTGCTGAAGGAGAAGACGCCACTGACCAGTCAGTGGTGGTTCTGGACCATCGCCGCTGCCGTCGTCGCAGGTGGAGCGGTCACGACCTATGCCCTCACTCGACCGGAGCCGGAGCCCGCGCCCTATCAAGGTGGCACGACCGGGTGGGTTGTCGCACCCCAGGCGCGTTTCTGA
- a CDS encoding transposase, which yields MRLVLKRPFSDGTFALDLDPLALLVRLAMTVPPPGFHTIRYAGVLAAASKWRARVVPPPPPSQPPTVHSDDDSSCTTDCATCSPKAKDKPPTHRSGYRPWRELLMRAFKIDIEKCDKCGGRMKLRALVMTAAGIERYLAWLGEPSDPPRLAPARAPPYFKHPAIRRRLGEPVQAELFDAH from the coding sequence GTGCGCCTCGTCCTGAAGAGACCGTTCAGCGACGGAACCTTCGCCCTCGACCTCGACCCGCTCGCGCTCCTGGTCCGCCTCGCGATGACGGTGCCGCCGCCCGGTTTCCACACCATCCGCTACGCAGGCGTGCTCGCCGCCGCCAGCAAGTGGAGAGCGCGTGTCGTTCCACCACCGCCGCCGTCACAGCCACCCACGGTGCACAGCGACGACGACTCGAGCTGCACGACGGATTGCGCGACCTGCAGCCCGAAGGCGAAAGACAAGCCGCCCACCCATCGGTCGGGGTACCGCCCGTGGCGTGAGCTCCTGATGCGCGCGTTCAAAATCGACATCGAGAAGTGCGACAAGTGCGGCGGCAGGATGAAGCTCCGCGCTCTCGTCATGACCGCGGCCGGCATCGAGAGGTACCTCGCTTGGCTCGGCGAGCCGTCGGACCCACCCCGCCTCGCCCCCGCTCGCGCCCCGCCGTACTTCAAGCACCCCGCCATCCGCAGGCGACTCGGTGAACCGGTGCAGGCGGAGCTCTTCGACGCGCACTGA